Proteins encoded by one window of Lathyrus oleraceus cultivar Zhongwan6 chromosome 1, CAAS_Psat_ZW6_1.0, whole genome shotgun sequence:
- the LOC127115629 gene encoding synaptotagmin-5 isoform X1 translates to MSRKKRVFSIENIEEVAVDFFNYLLQEKPKISFFIPFILIALAIEKWVFSFSTWVPLALAVWATIQYGRYQRKLLVEDLDKKWKRIILNNSPITPLEHCEWLNKLLTEIWPNYFNPKLSSRLKAIVEARLKLRKPRLLERVELQEFSLGSCPPSLALQGMRWSTIGDQRVMQLGFDWDTGEMSILMLAKLAKPLMGTARIVINNLHIKGDLILTPILDGKALLYSFVSAPEVRVGVAFGSGGSQSLPATEWPGVSSWLEKLFTDTLVKTMVEPRRRCFTLPAVDLRKKAVGSIIYVRVISANKLSRSSFKTSRRQQNGSTNGSSSEDVFDDKDLHTFVEVEIEELTRRTDVRLGSTPRWDASFNMVMHDNAGTLRFNLYECIPNNVKCDYLGSCEIKMRHVEDDSTIMWAVGPDSGVIAKQAQFCGDEIEMVVPFEGVNFGELKVSIVVKEWQFSDGTHSLNNLRNNSRTSLNGSSNLQLKTGKKLNITVVEGRDLAAAKEKSGKFDPYIKVQYGKVIQKTKTSHTPNPVWNQTIEFDEISGGEYLKLKVFTEELFGDENIGSAQVNLEGLVDGSVRDVWIPLERVRSGEIRLKIEAVKADDQEGSTGSGSGSGWIELVLIEGRDLVAADLRGTSDPYVRVHYGNFKKRTKVIYKTLTPQWNQTLEFPDDGSPLILYVKDHNALLPTSSIGECVVEYQRLPPNQMADKWIPLQGVKRGEIHIQITRKVPDMHKRQSIDSEPSLSKLHQIPTQIKQMMIKFRSLIEDGNLEGLSTTLSELETLEDTQEGYVAQLETEQMLLLSKIKELGQEIINSSPSLSRRNSESVN, encoded by the exons ATGAGTAGAAAGAAAAGGGTATTTTCCATTGAAAATATTGAAGAGGTTGCTGTGGATTTCTTCAACTATCTTTTGCAGGAGAAGCCAAAGATTTCATTTTTCATTCCATTTATTTTGATTGCTTTGGCTATTGAAAAATGGGTCTTCTCTTTCTCTACTTGGGTTCCTCTTGCACTTGCTGTTTGGGCAACTATACAG TATGGGAGATACCAACGCAAACTACTTGTGGAGGATTTGGATAAGAAATGGAAGCGAATAATATTGAATAACTCG CCCATTACACCATTGGAGCACTGTGAATGGCTTAATAAACTGTTGACAGAAATCTGGCCCAACTACTTTAACCCCAAGCTTTCATCAAGGTTAAAAGCTATAGTTGAG GCACGCTTAAAGCTCCGGAAACCAAGACTTCTT GAAAGAGTTGAGCTGCAAGAGTTTTCACTAGGATCATGCCCTCCTAGCTTGGCCTTGCAAGGGATGCGGTGGTCAACTATCGGCGATCAG CGAGTCATGCAACTTGGTTTTGATTGGGACACCGGCGAAATGAGTATTTTGATGCTTGCTAAGCTTGCGAAACCGTTAATGGGAACTGCACGAATCGTGATTAACAATCTTCATATCAAGGGGGAT CTTATCTTAACACCGATTCTAGATGGAAAAGCACTTTTATATTCGTTTGTATCGGCTCCTGAGGTGAGAGTAGGAGTCGCCTTTGGAAGTGGTGGAAGTCAGTCACTTCCAGCTACCGAGTGGCCTGGTGTTTCTTCTTGGCTG GAAAAACTTTTTACTGACACTTTGGTTAAAACCATGGTGGAACCTCGACGACGCTGTTTCACGTTACCTGCGGTCGATTTAAGAAAAAAGGCTGTTGGTAGCATCATATATGTTAGAGTGATTTCCGCAAATAAACTTTCTAGGAGTTCCTTCAAGACATCTAGGAGGCAACAAAATGGATCAACCAATGGTTCTTCATCAGAAGACGTTTTTGACGACAAGGACCTACATACATTTGTAGAGGTAGAAATCGAGGAATTAACGAGGAGAACGGATGTGAGACTAGGCTCAACGCCTAGATGGGATGCATCGTTTAATATGGTTATGCATGATAATGCAGGAACTCTTCGTTTCAATCTTTACGAGTGTATTCCAAACAATGTGAAGTGTGATTATCTGGGAAGTTGTGAAATAAAG ATGCGGCATGTTGAAGATGATTCGACAATAATGTGGGCGGTAGGACCCGATTCCGGGGTTATAGCAAAGCAAGCACAATTTTGTGGAGATGAAATTGAAATGGTTGTCCCATTTGAAGGTGTCAACTTTGGAGAG TTGAAGGTGAGCATTGTAGTAAAAGAGTGGCAATTTTCCGATGGAACACATAGCTTGAACAATCTCCGTAACAACTCTCGGACGTCACTAAATGGATCATCAAATCTTCAGTTAAAAACTGGAAAGAAACTTAACATAACTGTTGTAGAAGGAAGGGATCTTGCTGCTGCAAAAGAAAAGTCCGGAAAGTTTGATCCATACATTAAAGTGCAATATGGAAAG GTTATCCAGAAAACCAAGACTTCTCATACTCCAAATCCTGTCTGGAATCAGACGATTGAATTTGATGAGATTAGTGGCGGTGAATACTTAAAACTAAAGGTATTTACCGAGGAGCTTTTTGGAGACGAAAACATTGGTAGTGCACAAGTAAATTTAGAAGGACTTGTTGATGGATCAGTCAGGGATGTATGGATCCCTCTTGAACGAGTGCGTTCGGGAGAAATCAGACTTAAAATAGAAGCCGTAAAGGCGGATGACCAAGAAGGATCAACG GGTTCAGGCTCAGGAAGTGGTTGGATAGAGCTTGTTTTGATTGAAGGGAGAGATCTTGTTGCTGCCGATCTTAGAGGCACGAGTGATCCGTATGTTAGGGTACATTATGGGAATTTCAAGAAAAGAACAAAG GTTATATACAAAACTCTAACCCCTCAATGGAACCAGACACTAGAGTTCCCCGATGACGGAAGTCCCTTGATACTTTATGTGAAAGACCATAATGCTTTACTACCTACATCAAGTATCGGTGAATGTGTCGTAGAATATCAAAGGTTACCTCCAAACCAGATGGCTGATAAGTGGATTCCTCTTCAAGGAGTGAAAAGAGGTGAAATTCACATTCAAATTACTAGAAAAGTTCCAGATATGCACAAGAGGCAAAGTATAGACTCCGAACCTTCTTTGAGTAAATTGCACCAAATTCCAACGCAG ATAAAACAGATGATGATCAAGTTCAGGTCATTAATAGAAGATGGAAATCTCGAAGGCCTCTCTACAACATTGAGTGAGCTCGAAACTCTGGAAGACACACAGGAAGGATATGTAGCTCAGCTAGAGACCGAGCAAATGCTTCTTCTCAGCAAAATAAAGGAACTCGGCCAAGAGATTATCAATTCTTCTCCTTCCTTAAGCAGAAGAAATTCTGAAAGTGTCAATTAA
- the LOC127115629 gene encoding uncharacterized protein LOC127115629 isoform X2 — MRWSTIGDQRVMQLGFDWDTGEMSILMLAKLAKPLMGTARIVINNLHIKGDLILTPILDGKALLYSFVSAPEVRVGVAFGSGGSQSLPATEWPGVSSWLEKLFTDTLVKTMVEPRRRCFTLPAVDLRKKAVGSIIYVRVISANKLSRSSFKTSRRQQNGSTNGSSSEDVFDDKDLHTFVEVEIEELTRRTDVRLGSTPRWDASFNMVMHDNAGTLRFNLYECIPNNVKCDYLGSCEIKMRHVEDDSTIMWAVGPDSGVIAKQAQFCGDEIEMVVPFEGVNFGELKVSIVVKEWQFSDGTHSLNNLRNNSRTSLNGSSNLQLKTGKKLNITVVEGRDLAAAKEKSGKFDPYIKVQYGKVIQKTKTSHTPNPVWNQTIEFDEISGGEYLKLKVFTEELFGDENIGSAQVNLEGLVDGSVRDVWIPLERVRSGEIRLKIEAVKADDQEGSTGSGSGSGWIELVLIEGRDLVAADLRGTSDPYVRVHYGNFKKRTKVIYKTLTPQWNQTLEFPDDGSPLILYVKDHNALLPTSSIGECVVEYQRLPPNQMADKWIPLQGVKRGEIHIQITRKVPDMHKRQSIDSEPSLSKLHQIPTQIKQMMIKFRSLIEDGNLEGLSTTLSELETLEDTQEGYVAQLETEQMLLLSKIKELGQEIINSSPSLSRRNSESVN; from the exons ATGCGGTGGTCAACTATCGGCGATCAG CGAGTCATGCAACTTGGTTTTGATTGGGACACCGGCGAAATGAGTATTTTGATGCTTGCTAAGCTTGCGAAACCGTTAATGGGAACTGCACGAATCGTGATTAACAATCTTCATATCAAGGGGGAT CTTATCTTAACACCGATTCTAGATGGAAAAGCACTTTTATATTCGTTTGTATCGGCTCCTGAGGTGAGAGTAGGAGTCGCCTTTGGAAGTGGTGGAAGTCAGTCACTTCCAGCTACCGAGTGGCCTGGTGTTTCTTCTTGGCTG GAAAAACTTTTTACTGACACTTTGGTTAAAACCATGGTGGAACCTCGACGACGCTGTTTCACGTTACCTGCGGTCGATTTAAGAAAAAAGGCTGTTGGTAGCATCATATATGTTAGAGTGATTTCCGCAAATAAACTTTCTAGGAGTTCCTTCAAGACATCTAGGAGGCAACAAAATGGATCAACCAATGGTTCTTCATCAGAAGACGTTTTTGACGACAAGGACCTACATACATTTGTAGAGGTAGAAATCGAGGAATTAACGAGGAGAACGGATGTGAGACTAGGCTCAACGCCTAGATGGGATGCATCGTTTAATATGGTTATGCATGATAATGCAGGAACTCTTCGTTTCAATCTTTACGAGTGTATTCCAAACAATGTGAAGTGTGATTATCTGGGAAGTTGTGAAATAAAG ATGCGGCATGTTGAAGATGATTCGACAATAATGTGGGCGGTAGGACCCGATTCCGGGGTTATAGCAAAGCAAGCACAATTTTGTGGAGATGAAATTGAAATGGTTGTCCCATTTGAAGGTGTCAACTTTGGAGAG TTGAAGGTGAGCATTGTAGTAAAAGAGTGGCAATTTTCCGATGGAACACATAGCTTGAACAATCTCCGTAACAACTCTCGGACGTCACTAAATGGATCATCAAATCTTCAGTTAAAAACTGGAAAGAAACTTAACATAACTGTTGTAGAAGGAAGGGATCTTGCTGCTGCAAAAGAAAAGTCCGGAAAGTTTGATCCATACATTAAAGTGCAATATGGAAAG GTTATCCAGAAAACCAAGACTTCTCATACTCCAAATCCTGTCTGGAATCAGACGATTGAATTTGATGAGATTAGTGGCGGTGAATACTTAAAACTAAAGGTATTTACCGAGGAGCTTTTTGGAGACGAAAACATTGGTAGTGCACAAGTAAATTTAGAAGGACTTGTTGATGGATCAGTCAGGGATGTATGGATCCCTCTTGAACGAGTGCGTTCGGGAGAAATCAGACTTAAAATAGAAGCCGTAAAGGCGGATGACCAAGAAGGATCAACG GGTTCAGGCTCAGGAAGTGGTTGGATAGAGCTTGTTTTGATTGAAGGGAGAGATCTTGTTGCTGCCGATCTTAGAGGCACGAGTGATCCGTATGTTAGGGTACATTATGGGAATTTCAAGAAAAGAACAAAG GTTATATACAAAACTCTAACCCCTCAATGGAACCAGACACTAGAGTTCCCCGATGACGGAAGTCCCTTGATACTTTATGTGAAAGACCATAATGCTTTACTACCTACATCAAGTATCGGTGAATGTGTCGTAGAATATCAAAGGTTACCTCCAAACCAGATGGCTGATAAGTGGATTCCTCTTCAAGGAGTGAAAAGAGGTGAAATTCACATTCAAATTACTAGAAAAGTTCCAGATATGCACAAGAGGCAAAGTATAGACTCCGAACCTTCTTTGAGTAAATTGCACCAAATTCCAACGCAG ATAAAACAGATGATGATCAAGTTCAGGTCATTAATAGAAGATGGAAATCTCGAAGGCCTCTCTACAACATTGAGTGAGCTCGAAACTCTGGAAGACACACAGGAAGGATATGTAGCTCAGCTAGAGACCGAGCAAATGCTTCTTCTCAGCAAAATAAAGGAACTCGGCCAAGAGATTATCAATTCTTCTCCTTCCTTAAGCAGAAGAAATTCTGAAAGTGTCAATTAA